The proteins below come from a single Arthrobacter sp. B1I2 genomic window:
- the nrdE gene encoding class 1b ribonucleoside-diphosphate reductase subunit alpha: MPAAYKGLGYHELNAMLNLYGPNGEIQFGADREAAHQYFLQHVNNNTVFFHDLEEKLDYLVKNQYYERETLDQYTMNFIRELYNRAYKKKFRFETFLGAFKFYTSYTLKTFDGKRFLERYEDRVCMVALHLARGNEQLALQMVDEIIDGRFQPATPTFLNAGKKQRGELVSCFLLRIEDNMESIGRSINSALQLSKRGGGVAFALTNIREVGAPIKQIENQSSGVIPVMKLLEDSFSYANQLGARQGAGAVYLHAHHPDIYRFLDTKRENADEKIRIKTLSLGVVIPDITFELAKKDEDMYLFSPYDVERVYGMPFSDVSVTEKYYEMVDDSRIKKTKIKAREFFQTLAEIQFESGYPYIMFEDTVNRANPIDGKIIMSNLCSEILQVSQPTTYNDDLSYADTGKDISCNLGSLNIAKTMDSPDFGLTIETAIRSLSAVSDMSNITSVPSIAKGNDQSHAIGLGQMNLHGYLARERVHYGSEEGLDFTNIYFYSVVYHAVRASNLLAIETGQTFGGFEKSKYASGEFFDKYTEQEWVPQTEKVRELFKNVHIPTQADWLALKASVMEHGIYNQNLQAVPPTGSISYINNSTSSIHPVASKIEIRKEGKLGRVYYPAPYLTNDNLEYYQDAYEIGYEKVIDTYAAATQHVDQGLSLTLFFKDTATTRDINKAQIYAWKKGIKTIYYIRLRQLALEGTEVEGCVSCML, encoded by the coding sequence ATGCCCGCCGCCTACAAGGGGCTGGGCTATCACGAGCTGAACGCCATGTTGAACCTCTACGGTCCCAACGGTGAAATCCAGTTCGGCGCCGACCGCGAGGCCGCTCACCAGTACTTCCTGCAGCACGTGAACAACAACACGGTGTTCTTCCATGACCTGGAGGAGAAGCTCGACTACCTGGTGAAGAACCAGTACTACGAGCGCGAGACCCTGGACCAGTACACGATGAACTTCATCCGTGAGCTGTACAACCGTGCGTACAAGAAGAAGTTCCGCTTCGAGACCTTCCTGGGCGCCTTCAAGTTCTACACCTCGTACACGCTGAAGACGTTCGACGGCAAGCGCTTCCTGGAGCGCTACGAGGACCGGGTCTGCATGGTGGCCCTGCACCTTGCCCGCGGCAACGAGCAGCTGGCCCTGCAGATGGTGGATGAGATCATCGACGGTCGCTTCCAGCCGGCCACGCCCACGTTCCTGAACGCCGGCAAGAAGCAGCGCGGTGAACTGGTCTCCTGCTTCCTGCTCCGCATCGAAGACAACATGGAGTCGATCGGCCGCTCCATCAACTCTGCCCTGCAGCTGTCCAAGCGCGGCGGCGGCGTGGCGTTCGCGCTGACCAACATCCGCGAGGTGGGTGCGCCCATCAAGCAGATCGAGAACCAGTCCTCCGGCGTCATCCCCGTGATGAAGCTCCTCGAAGACAGCTTCTCCTACGCCAACCAGCTCGGCGCCCGCCAGGGTGCGGGTGCCGTGTACCTGCACGCGCACCACCCGGACATCTACCGGTTCCTGGACACCAAGCGGGAGAACGCGGACGAGAAGATCCGCATCAAGACCCTCTCGCTGGGCGTCGTCATCCCGGACATCACGTTCGAGCTGGCCAAAAAGGACGAGGACATGTACCTGTTCTCGCCGTACGACGTCGAGCGCGTCTACGGCATGCCGTTCTCCGACGTCTCGGTCACCGAGAAGTACTACGAGATGGTGGACGATTCCCGGATCAAGAAGACCAAGATCAAGGCGCGCGAGTTCTTCCAGACCCTCGCCGAGATCCAGTTCGAATCCGGCTACCCGTACATCATGTTCGAGGACACCGTAAACCGGGCCAACCCGATCGACGGCAAGATCATCATGTCCAACCTGTGCTCGGAGATCCTCCAGGTTTCCCAGCCCACCACGTACAACGATGACCTCTCCTACGCCGACACCGGCAAGGACATCTCCTGCAACCTGGGCTCGCTGAACATCGCCAAGACCATGGACAGCCCGGACTTCGGCCTGACCATCGAGACGGCCATCCGCTCGCTCTCGGCTGTGTCCGACATGTCCAACATCACCTCGGTGCCGTCCATCGCCAAGGGCAACGACCAGAGCCACGCGATCGGCCTGGGCCAGATGAACCTGCACGGCTACCTGGCGCGTGAGCGGGTCCACTACGGTTCCGAAGAGGGCCTGGACTTTACCAACATCTACTTCTACTCGGTGGTGTACCACGCTGTCCGTGCCTCCAACCTGCTGGCCATCGAGACAGGCCAGACCTTCGGCGGTTTCGAGAAGTCCAAGTACGCTTCCGGCGAGTTCTTCGACAAGTACACGGAGCAGGAGTGGGTGCCGCAGACCGAGAAGGTCCGCGAGCTGTTCAAGAACGTGCACATCCCCACGCAGGCTGATTGGCTGGCGCTGAAGGCATCCGTCATGGAGCACGGCATCTACAACCAGAACCTGCAGGCCGTGCCGCCCACCGGTTCGATCTCCTACATCAACAACTCCACCTCCTCCATCCACCCGGTGGCGTCCAAGATTGAGATCCGCAAGGAAGGCAAGCTGGGGCGTGTGTACTACCCGGCGCCGTACCTCACCAACGACAACCTGGAGTACTACCAGGACGCGTACGAGATCGGCTACGAGAAGGTCATTGACACCTATGCGGCCGCCACGCAGCACGTGGACCAGGGCTTGTCGCTGACGCTGTTCTTCAAGGACACCGCCACCACCCGCGACATCAACAAGGCCCAGATCTACGCCTGGAAGAAGGGCATCAAGACCATCTACTACATCCGTCTCCGCCAGCTCGCGCTGGAAGGGACCGAGGTTGAGGGCTGCGTCAGCTGCATGCTTTAA
- the nrdF gene encoding class 1b ribonucleoside-diphosphate reductase subunit beta, whose translation MTEKVKLLSHVEAINWNRIQDDKDVDVWNRLVNNFWLPEKVPLSNDVQSWNTLTPAEQQLTMRVFTGLTLLDTVQATVGAVSLIPDALTPHEEAVYTNIAFMESVHAKSYSSIFSTLASTKEIDEAFRWSTENENLQKKAQIVMDYYQGDDPLKRKVASTLLESFLFYSGFYLPMYWSSRAKLTNTADLIRLIIRDEAVHGYYIGYKFQRGLEAVSPERRQEIKDYTFELLFELYENEVQYTHDLYDGVGLAEDVKKFLHYNANKALMNLGYEAMFPASVTDVNPAILSALSPNADENHDFFSGSGSSYVIGKAVNTEDEDWDF comes from the coding sequence ATGACCGAGAAGGTCAAGCTGCTCAGCCACGTCGAGGCCATCAACTGGAACCGGATCCAGGACGACAAGGACGTGGACGTCTGGAACCGCCTGGTCAACAACTTCTGGCTGCCGGAGAAGGTGCCGCTGTCCAACGACGTCCAGTCGTGGAACACGCTGACGCCGGCCGAGCAGCAGCTCACCATGCGCGTTTTCACCGGGTTGACCCTGCTGGACACGGTGCAGGCAACGGTTGGCGCCGTCAGCCTCATCCCTGATGCCCTGACTCCTCACGAGGAAGCCGTCTACACGAACATCGCGTTCATGGAGTCGGTGCACGCCAAGAGCTACTCCTCCATCTTCTCCACGCTGGCCTCCACCAAGGAGATCGACGAGGCGTTCCGCTGGTCCACCGAGAACGAGAACCTTCAGAAGAAGGCCCAGATCGTCATGGACTACTACCAGGGCGATGACCCGCTGAAGCGCAAGGTGGCCTCCACGCTGCTGGAGAGCTTCCTGTTCTACTCGGGCTTCTACCTGCCCATGTACTGGTCCTCGCGCGCCAAGCTGACGAACACGGCCGACCTGATCCGCCTGATCATCCGCGACGAGGCCGTGCACGGCTACTACATCGGCTACAAGTTCCAGCGTGGCCTGGAGGCCGTTTCCCCGGAGCGCCGCCAGGAGATCAAGGACTACACGTTCGAGCTGCTCTTCGAACTGTACGAAAACGAGGTCCAGTACACCCACGATCTGTACGACGGCGTGGGCCTGGCCGAGGACGTCAAGAAGTTCCTGCACTACAACGCCAACAAGGCGCTGATGAACCTGGGCTACGAGGCCATGTTCCCGGCCTCCGTCACCGACGTGAACCCGGCAATCCTCTCGGCACTGTCCCCGAACGCGGATGAGAACCACGACTTCTTTAGCGGGTCAGGCTCTTCGTACGTGATCGGCAAGGCGGTCAACACCGAAGATGAGGACTGGGACTTCTAG
- a CDS encoding alpha/beta fold hydrolase, with amino-acid sequence MKLQAEVVLVHGLWHQPAHFEKLVNALLARRADVRVPLLHRGSLAADTAAVQDAVDACRTQPLVLGHSYGGSVITGLERIRQLVYLAAFVPGAEESAARLGGPGAPINHSMQYNEDGTTSIQPGRARQALYADCTQADSAWATALLVPQQSRTAAAYGCQVHQRY; translated from the coding sequence ATGAAACTGCAGGCTGAGGTTGTCCTTGTACATGGGTTGTGGCACCAGCCGGCGCACTTCGAGAAGTTGGTGAACGCTCTTCTAGCGCGGCGGGCTGACGTTCGTGTCCCGCTTCTTCACCGGGGCTCCCTTGCGGCCGACACAGCGGCAGTGCAGGACGCAGTCGATGCCTGCCGGACCCAACCTCTGGTGCTCGGGCATTCCTATGGAGGATCTGTCATTACCGGCCTTGAGCGGATCCGGCAACTTGTCTACCTTGCAGCGTTCGTGCCTGGCGCAGAGGAAAGCGCAGCCCGGCTGGGCGGGCCCGGCGCACCAATAAACCACTCCATGCAGTACAACGAGGACGGCACGACCAGCATTCAACCAGGGAGGGCCCGCCAGGCCCTGTATGCAGACTGCACCCAGGCGGACAGTGCGTGGGCGACGGCGCTGCTCGTGCCGCAGCAGTCCCGTACCGCAGCAGCGTATGGCTGCCAGGTGCACCAGCGCTATTGA
- a CDS encoding phosphotransferase has product MERWDRGCLSAQQAELVAGWLGAPELVADLSWGLTDTMVLKVHAGGHTKIVKAAGPDNHHLHREITAHASYTRPLTAAGRAPGMLHSSRAANVLVLGYLDGNLVDGTADELSMEVHHQAGQLLSMLHGQEHRVDDQYEAHATQKALSWLDRRHRFDARLEQEARRRLLAYRPSPVRVVPTHGDWHPRNWVSHKGQLKAIDFGRFDFRPAASDFCRLSAQQWQKDPGLESVFLDGYGEDPRAPDLWRIGLLREAVGTAVWAFLVGDTAFESRGHRMLVQALQSF; this is encoded by the coding sequence ATGGAGAGATGGGACCGGGGCTGCCTGTCTGCGCAGCAGGCGGAGTTGGTGGCAGGGTGGCTTGGGGCGCCGGAACTCGTGGCGGACTTGTCCTGGGGACTGACCGACACGATGGTCCTCAAGGTCCACGCCGGTGGCCACACGAAAATAGTCAAGGCAGCTGGTCCGGATAACCATCACCTTCACCGGGAGATCACCGCTCATGCCTCGTACACGCGCCCCCTCACAGCTGCTGGCCGTGCCCCGGGGATGTTGCACTCGAGCCGGGCCGCCAACGTGCTGGTCCTCGGGTATCTTGACGGGAACCTGGTGGACGGCACCGCAGATGAACTGAGCATGGAAGTGCATCATCAGGCCGGTCAGCTGTTGAGCATGCTCCACGGACAGGAACACCGCGTGGACGATCAGTATGAAGCCCACGCTACGCAGAAGGCTCTTAGCTGGTTGGACCGCCGCCACAGGTTCGACGCCAGGCTGGAACAGGAAGCCCGGCGCCGCCTGCTGGCTTACCGCCCTTCGCCGGTCCGGGTGGTTCCGACTCATGGCGACTGGCACCCGCGCAACTGGGTCAGTCATAAGGGCCAGCTCAAAGCCATCGATTTCGGCCGGTTCGACTTCAGGCCGGCCGCGAGTGATTTCTGCCGGCTTTCAGCGCAGCAGTGGCAGAAGGACCCCGGCCTCGAATCGGTGTTCCTGGATGGTTACGGCGAGGATCCACGGGCACCGGATCTCTGGCGGATCGGTCTGCTGAGGGAAGCGGTGGGCACAGCCGTGTGGGCTTTTCTTGTGGGCGATACGGCTTTCGAATCCCGGGGTCACCGCATGCTCGTCCAGGCCCTTCAGAGCTTCTAG